Proteins co-encoded in one Vigna radiata var. radiata cultivar VC1973A unplaced genomic scaffold, Vradiata_ver6 scaffold_259, whole genome shotgun sequence genomic window:
- the LOC106755435 gene encoding protein FAR1-RELATED SEQUENCE 7-like isoform X1 encodes MDFVVVDSDKANETERSCLEESTSIFKGVEIQEPYVGMEFDSEVAARKFYVDYARRVGFVVRIMQRRRSGIDGRTLARRLGCNKQGFSPNTKGAFGPEKKPRPSAREGCKATILVKLEKSGKWVVTRFIKDHNHPLIATANGFGTVGDKDKKISELTMELERQDQLCVAYREKLLSFINNVEEETRELSTKVQLVVENVRRAESELKKCSQKVKPWCLT; translated from the exons ATGGATTTTGTGGTGGTGGATTCGGACAAGGCAAATGAAACAGAGCGTAGCTGTCTAGAAGAGAGTACAAGTATATTTAAAGGAGTTGAAATCCAAGAGCCTTATGTGGGCATGGAATTTGATTCCGAAGTAGCTGCTAGAAAATTTTATGTTGATTATGCCAGACGGGTTGGATTTGTTGTACGCATAATGCAAAGACGACGTTCTGGAATTGATGGGAGGACTCTAGCTCGCCGACTTGGATGTAACAAACAAGGATTCTCACCAAATACCAAGGGGGCATTCGGACCAGAGAAAAAGCCAAGACCTAGTGCCCGTGAAGGTTGCAAGGCAACTATCTTGGTAAAGTTAGAAAAATCTGGAAAATGGGTTGTCACCAGATTTATAAAGGATCACAACCATCCTCTAATTGCTACTGCTAATGGATTCGGCACAGTG GGTGataaagataagaaaatttCAGAACTTACAATGGAGTTGGAACGCCAAGATCAACTTTGTGTTGCATATCGAGAAAAACTGCTCAGCTTCATAAACAATGTTGAGGAGGAGACACGTGAACTATCCACAAAAGTTCAACTCGTTGTTGAAAATGTAAGGAGAGCTGAATCAGAATTGAAAAAATGTTCACAGAAAGTAAAGCCTTGGTGCTTAACCTGA
- the LOC106755435 gene encoding protein FAR1-RELATED SEQUENCE 5-like isoform X2, giving the protein MDFVVVDSDKANETERSCLEESTSIFKGVEIQEPYVGMEFDSEVAARKFYVDYARRVGFVVRIMQRRRSGIDGRTLARRLGCNKQGFSPNTKGAFGPEKKPRPSAREGCKATILVKLEKSGKWVVTRFIKDHNHPLIATANGFGTVGDKDKKISELTMELERQDQLCVAYREKLLSFINNVEEETRELSTKVQLVVENGLLRE; this is encoded by the exons ATGGATTTTGTGGTGGTGGATTCGGACAAGGCAAATGAAACAGAGCGTAGCTGTCTAGAAGAGAGTACAAGTATATTTAAAGGAGTTGAAATCCAAGAGCCTTATGTGGGCATGGAATTTGATTCCGAAGTAGCTGCTAGAAAATTTTATGTTGATTATGCCAGACGGGTTGGATTTGTTGTACGCATAATGCAAAGACGACGTTCTGGAATTGATGGGAGGACTCTAGCTCGCCGACTTGGATGTAACAAACAAGGATTCTCACCAAATACCAAGGGGGCATTCGGACCAGAGAAAAAGCCAAGACCTAGTGCCCGTGAAGGTTGCAAGGCAACTATCTTGGTAAAGTTAGAAAAATCTGGAAAATGGGTTGTCACCAGATTTATAAAGGATCACAACCATCCTCTAATTGCTACTGCTAATGGATTCGGCACAGTG GGTGataaagataagaaaatttCAGAACTTACAATGGAGTTGGAACGCCAAGATCAACTTTGTGTTGCATATCGAGAAAAACTGCTCAGCTTCATAAACAATGTTGAGGAGGAGACACGTGAACTATCCACAAAAGTTCAACTCGTTGTTGAAAAT GGATTACTGAGGGAATGA
- the LOC106755435 gene encoding protein FAR1-RELATED SEQUENCE 5-like isoform X3: MDFVVVDSDKANETERSCLEESTSIFKGVEIQEPYVGMEFDSEVAARKFYVDYARRVGFVVRIMQRRRSGIDGRTLARRLGCNKQGFSPNTKGAFGPEKKPRPSAREGCKATILVKLEKSGKWVVTRFIKDHNHPLIATANGFGTVDNFSRRSIMEILPIVLDMSEMILADHLLKGFILGSMRKG, encoded by the exons ATGGATTTTGTGGTGGTGGATTCGGACAAGGCAAATGAAACAGAGCGTAGCTGTCTAGAAGAGAGTACAAGTATATTTAAAGGAGTTGAAATCCAAGAGCCTTATGTGGGCATGGAATTTGATTCCGAAGTAGCTGCTAGAAAATTTTATGTTGATTATGCCAGACGGGTTGGATTTGTTGTACGCATAATGCAAAGACGACGTTCTGGAATTGATGGGAGGACTCTAGCTCGCCGACTTGGATGTAACAAACAAGGATTCTCACCAAATACCAAGGGGGCATTCGGACCAGAGAAAAAGCCAAGACCTAGTGCCCGTGAAGGTTGCAAGGCAACTATCTTGGTAAAGTTAGAAAAATCTGGAAAATGGGTTGTCACCAGATTTATAAAGGATCACAACCATCCTCTAATTGCTACTGCTAATGGATTCGGCACAGTG GACAACTTTTCACGAAGATCAATAATGGAAATATTGCCAATAGTATTGGACATGAGCGAGATGATACTAGCAGATCACTTACTAAAAGGTTTTATTTTGGGAAGTATGAGGAAAGGGTAA
- the LOC106755435 gene encoding protein FAR1-RELATED SEQUENCE 5-like isoform X5 — protein MDFVVVDSDKANETERSCLEESTSIFKGVEIQEPYVGMEFDSEVAARKFYVDYARRVGFVVRIMQRRRSGIDGRTLARRLGCNKQGFSPNTKGAFGPEKKPRPSAREGCKATILVKLEKSGKWVVTRFIKDHNHPLIATANGFGTVGWPAT, from the exons ATGGATTTTGTGGTGGTGGATTCGGACAAGGCAAATGAAACAGAGCGTAGCTGTCTAGAAGAGAGTACAAGTATATTTAAAGGAGTTGAAATCCAAGAGCCTTATGTGGGCATGGAATTTGATTCCGAAGTAGCTGCTAGAAAATTTTATGTTGATTATGCCAGACGGGTTGGATTTGTTGTACGCATAATGCAAAGACGACGTTCTGGAATTGATGGGAGGACTCTAGCTCGCCGACTTGGATGTAACAAACAAGGATTCTCACCAAATACCAAGGGGGCATTCGGACCAGAGAAAAAGCCAAGACCTAGTGCCCGTGAAGGTTGCAAGGCAACTATCTTGGTAAAGTTAGAAAAATCTGGAAAATGGGTTGTCACCAGATTTATAAAGGATCACAACCATCCTCTAATTGCTACTGCTAATGGATTCGGCACAGTG GGGTGGCCAGCGACCTAA
- the LOC106755435 gene encoding protein FAR1-RELATED SEQUENCE 5-like isoform X4, which translates to MEFDSEVAARKFYVDYARRVGFVVRIMQRRRSGIDGRTLARRLGCNKQGFSPNTKGAFGPEKKPRPSAREGCKATILVKLEKSGKWVVTRFIKDHNHPLIATANGFGTVGDKDKKISELTMELERQDQLCVAYREKLLSFINNVEEETRELSTKVQLVVENVRRAESELKKCSQKVKPWCLT; encoded by the exons ATGGAATTTGATTCCGAAGTAGCTGCTAGAAAATTTTATGTTGATTATGCCAGACGGGTTGGATTTGTTGTACGCATAATGCAAAGACGACGTTCTGGAATTGATGGGAGGACTCTAGCTCGCCGACTTGGATGTAACAAACAAGGATTCTCACCAAATACCAAGGGGGCATTCGGACCAGAGAAAAAGCCAAGACCTAGTGCCCGTGAAGGTTGCAAGGCAACTATCTTGGTAAAGTTAGAAAAATCTGGAAAATGGGTTGTCACCAGATTTATAAAGGATCACAACCATCCTCTAATTGCTACTGCTAATGGATTCGGCACAGTG GGTGataaagataagaaaatttCAGAACTTACAATGGAGTTGGAACGCCAAGATCAACTTTGTGTTGCATATCGAGAAAAACTGCTCAGCTTCATAAACAATGTTGAGGAGGAGACACGTGAACTATCCACAAAAGTTCAACTCGTTGTTGAAAATGTAAGGAGAGCTGAATCAGAATTGAAAAAATGTTCACAGAAAGTAAAGCCTTGGTGCTTAACCTGA
- the LOC106755419 gene encoding uncharacterized protein LOC106755419: MKIMPSTEVLHQLPVYSKRIKYYLGEVIDLEEEEIEKQGSCTRPKKRKHPPKMKDPGSLTISCAIGDVDVGRALLDSGSRINLMPLSLLIKIGGLTLKPSNLSVVVADGSSKRPAGVVDDVVFRVEYLEFLVDFVVMEMKANEMIPLILGRPFMKTAKMVISIHDEMVMLKDQENKLIYTSFVERLTRIQKRAKYRASRKDVAF; encoded by the coding sequence ATGAAGATTATGCCTTCAACTGAAGTACTCCACCAACTTCCTGTTTATTCCAAGCGAATAAAGTACTATCTTGGAGAAGTTAtagatcttgaagaagaagaaattgagaAACAAGGAAGTTGTACACGTCCTAAGAAGAGGAAGCATCCGCCTAAGATGAAGGATCCAGGGAGTCTTACTATCTCATGCGCCATTGGAGATGTTGATGTAGGGAGAGCTTTGCTAGATTCCGGGTCTCGTATTAACTTGATGCCCTTATCTTTACTGATAAAGATTGGTGGGCTAACATTGAAACCATCTAATCTTTCTGTGGTGGTGGCGGATGGATCTTCGAAGAGACCTGCTGGTGTAGTGGACGATGTGGTCTTTCGTGTTGAGTATCTTGAATTTTTGGTCGATTTTGTCGTAATGGAGATGAAGGCCAATGAGATGATTCCAttgattcttggaaggcctTTCATGAAAACGGCTAAAATGGTTATAAGCATTCATGATGAAATGGTTATGCTGAAGGACCAAGAAAACAAGTTGATTTATACTAGCTTTGTGGAAAGGCTCACACGAATACAAAAGAGGGCCAAATATAGAGCTTCAAGGAAAGATGTTGCATTTTGA